In Thermococcus celericrescens, the genomic window TTCTTCCCTCATCGGGTGCACGGCGGTTATGCTCAGCAGGTCTTCCTCAACGTTCCCGGTTGAGGCGAAGGTGTTCCCCTCGTAGCTTATGAGGTACTCGACACGCTCTTCCCCAAGGCGCTCGCTGAACAGCTGGTATGCGATGTGTATCGTCTCCTCGTCCGCCGGTTCGACCCAGTGCTCGGCCGGAGGCCTCGTGGGGATTCCTATGTATGCCCTGTCCGGCTTGAGCTCCGCCAGAAAGTCCGCTATCCTCTCAAGCCCGCCGTTGTAATCAACGTTTATCAGCATGGTCTCGGTAACGAGCTTTCCTCCGAAGCCGTCCGCGAAGGTCAGCATGCCGTCGAGGATTTTCTCAAGCCTCAGGCTCTTGTGGGGTCTGTCCACCCTCCGCCAGAGGGGTTCGCTCACCGCGTCGAGCTTCATGGAGACGAAGTCGAACTCAAAAAGCTCCTCCCTGACGTCCTCCCGCCATATCAGCGAGGAGTTCGTGAGTATCG contains:
- a CDS encoding radical SAM protein — protein: MIAFGPVPSRRLGKSLGVNNIPDKVCSYACVYCQIGRTLRMEVERRAFYEPELIFEEVSRKVEKAEAAGEELDYITFVPDGEPTLDVNLSREVEMLKTLGIPLAILTNSSLIWREDVREELFEFDFVSMKLDAVSEPLWRRVDRPHKSLRLEKILDGMLTFADGFGGKLVTETMLINVDYNGGLERIADFLAELKPDRAYIGIPTRPPAEHWVEPADEETIHIAYQLFSERLGEERVEYLISYEGNTFASTGNVEEDLLSITAVHPMREEAVRELLRKAGAGWDVVEGLIRDGKLIELEYGGRRFYMRALPSRRKP